A stretch of Stenotrophomonas indicatrix DNA encodes these proteins:
- a CDS encoding LuxR family transcriptional regulator, which translates to MKLFSAVLLSLLSLQASTAQAADALPSPLLGRWSLEIATSALPEAQRPQQVVLEFKDAGAGRWSSHVDIVLHDGKTMKSDGTLALDGTPAALTGSYGANQATLKLPAPNTLVMQLVDHGAPASTRVYTVAADRSTMTETKAFFGHDGTPILQTNLFKRLP; encoded by the coding sequence ATGAAGCTGTTTTCTGCTGTGCTGCTGTCCCTTCTTTCGCTGCAGGCATCGACGGCGCAGGCGGCCGACGCTCTGCCTTCGCCCCTGCTCGGCCGCTGGTCGCTGGAGATCGCCACTTCCGCACTCCCTGAGGCACAGCGGCCGCAACAGGTCGTGCTGGAATTCAAGGATGCCGGTGCGGGCAGGTGGAGCTCGCACGTGGACATCGTCCTGCATGATGGCAAGACCATGAAATCGGACGGTACGCTGGCACTGGATGGCACGCCCGCGGCGTTGACCGGCAGCTACGGCGCCAACCAGGCAACGCTGAAACTGCCAGCGCCGAACACGCTGGTGATGCAGCTGGTCGATCATGGCGCGCCGGCATCCACCCGCGTGTACACGGTGGCCGCCGATCGTTCAACGATGACCGAGACCAAGGCCTTCTTCGGCCATGACGGCACGCCGATCCTGCAGACCAACCTGTTCAAGCGGTTGCCGTAG
- the aceE gene encoding pyruvate dehydrogenase (acetyl-transferring), homodimeric type, with protein sequence MNQAHFPLDADPQETREWRESLQAVIEAGGRPRAHYLLDQLDALDVQQHGDLHTRAWTAYTNTIPPQRQPAYPGDLAIERRLNAMIRWNAMVMVLRAGRHSNVGGHIATYQSAAVMYDVGFDHFFRGRTETFDGDMIYIQGHSAPGIYGRAYVEGRISAEQMDNFRREAGREGLSSYPHPRLMPGFWQFPTVSMGLGPLTAAYQARYMRYLEYRGLKQHQGRKVWAFLGDGEMDQPESLAAISLAGRERLDNLVFVVNCNLQRLDGPVRGNAKVIQELEGTFRAAGWNVIKVIWGSGWDELLARDHSGLLRQRMMECVDGDYQTFKSQSGAYVREHFFGRYPELLALVAHMSDDEIWALARGGHDPQKVFAAYQQAVNTSGRPSVVLAKTVKGFGMGEAGEGQNINHQLKKMSADAVRAFRDRFDLPVSDGQLEEMPYLRPQPGSAEALYFAQRRQAQGGQLPARLTQVDPLPLPPLSTFNVQLQGSGDRGQSTTMGFVRILTTLLKDPELGRLVIPIVPDESRTFGMEGLFRQIGIHSFLGQLYTPQDAGQLSYYKESKDGQILQEGINESGAICSWIAAGTAYSNHGLATIPFYIFYSMFGLQRVGDLAWAAADARTRGFLLGATSGRTTLMGEGLQHDDGHSHVLSSVIPSCVSYDPTYNFELAVIIHDGLRRMYVDQEDIYYYITLLNENYPHPALPDGAEAGILKGLYLLRPAAADSTAQPRVQLMGSGSILREVLAAADLLQQDFAIASDVWSATSLTELRRDGLAAERWNLLHPADEPRVPYVQQCLQDHAGPVVVATDYMKIVGDQIRPFINDRRFIALGTDGFGRSDTRESLRTFFEVDRHFIVLAALKALADDGHVERGLLQQAIDRYGIDTGKRDPAAA encoded by the coding sequence ATGAACCAGGCACATTTCCCTCTCGACGCCGATCCGCAGGAAACCCGCGAATGGCGCGAGTCCCTGCAGGCGGTGATCGAGGCCGGCGGCCGCCCCCGCGCGCACTATCTGCTGGACCAGCTCGATGCACTCGATGTGCAGCAGCATGGCGACCTGCACACCCGCGCGTGGACCGCCTACACCAACACGATTCCCCCCCAACGCCAGCCCGCCTACCCGGGTGACCTGGCCATCGAGCGGCGGTTGAACGCGATGATCCGCTGGAACGCCATGGTAATGGTGCTGCGTGCCGGCAGGCATTCCAACGTCGGCGGCCACATCGCCACCTACCAGTCCGCAGCAGTCATGTATGACGTGGGCTTCGATCACTTCTTCCGTGGACGGACCGAAACCTTCGACGGCGACATGATCTACATCCAGGGTCATTCGGCCCCGGGCATCTACGGCCGGGCGTACGTGGAAGGCCGCATCAGTGCCGAGCAGATGGACAACTTCCGCCGCGAAGCCGGACGCGAGGGCCTGTCCTCGTATCCGCACCCGCGGCTGATGCCCGGGTTCTGGCAGTTTCCCACTGTGTCGATGGGCCTGGGCCCGCTGACGGCGGCCTATCAAGCCCGCTACATGCGCTACCTGGAATACCGGGGGCTGAAGCAGCACCAGGGCCGAAAGGTCTGGGCCTTCCTTGGTGACGGCGAAATGGACCAGCCCGAATCGCTGGCGGCCATTTCGCTGGCCGGGCGCGAGCGCCTGGACAACCTGGTGTTCGTGGTCAACTGCAACCTGCAACGTCTGGACGGACCGGTGCGTGGCAACGCCAAGGTGATCCAGGAACTGGAAGGCACCTTCCGCGCCGCGGGATGGAACGTGATCAAGGTGATCTGGGGCAGCGGCTGGGACGAGCTGCTGGCACGCGATCACAGCGGGCTGCTGCGCCAGCGCATGATGGAGTGCGTGGATGGCGACTACCAGACCTTCAAGTCGCAGAGCGGCGCCTACGTGCGCGAACACTTCTTCGGGCGCTACCCGGAACTGCTGGCGCTGGTGGCGCACATGAGCGACGACGAGATCTGGGCACTGGCACGCGGCGGCCACGATCCGCAGAAGGTATTCGCCGCCTACCAGCAGGCGGTGAACACCAGCGGTCGCCCGAGCGTGGTGCTGGCCAAGACGGTGAAGGGCTTCGGCATGGGCGAGGCCGGCGAAGGCCAGAACATCAACCACCAGCTGAAGAAGATGAGCGCCGACGCGGTGCGTGCGTTCCGTGACCGATTCGATCTGCCGGTCAGCGACGGGCAGCTGGAAGAGATGCCCTACCTGCGCCCGCAACCGGGCAGCGCCGAGGCGCTCTACTTCGCACAGCGTCGCCAGGCGCAGGGCGGCCAGCTGCCGGCACGGTTGACCCAGGTCGATCCGTTGCCGCTGCCGCCGCTGTCCACGTTCAACGTGCAGTTGCAGGGCAGCGGTGATCGTGGCCAATCCACCACCATGGGCTTCGTACGCATCCTCACCACCCTGCTCAAGGATCCCGAACTGGGCAGGCTGGTGATCCCGATCGTGCCCGATGAATCGCGTACCTTCGGCATGGAAGGGCTGTTCCGCCAGATCGGCATCCATTCCTTCCTGGGCCAGCTGTACACCCCGCAGGACGCCGGCCAGCTGAGCTATTACAAGGAGTCCAAGGACGGCCAGATCCTGCAGGAAGGCATCAACGAATCCGGCGCTATCTGTTCGTGGATCGCAGCGGGCACCGCGTACAGCAACCACGGCCTGGCCACGATTCCGTTCTACATCTTCTATTCGATGTTCGGCCTGCAGCGCGTCGGTGACCTGGCCTGGGCAGCGGCCGACGCGCGCACCCGTGGCTTCCTGCTTGGCGCCACCTCCGGCCGCACTACCCTGATGGGCGAAGGCCTGCAGCACGACGATGGCCACAGCCACGTGCTGTCCTCGGTGATTCCAAGCTGCGTGTCCTACGACCCGACCTACAACTTCGAACTGGCAGTGATCATCCACGACGGCCTGCGCCGCATGTATGTGGACCAGGAAGACATCTACTACTACATCACCCTGCTCAACGAGAACTACCCGCACCCTGCACTGCCTGACGGCGCCGAAGCCGGCATCCTGAAGGGGCTCTATCTGCTGCGTCCCGCCGCTGCCGACAGCACGGCACAGCCTCGCGTGCAGCTGATGGGCAGTGGCTCGATCCTGCGGGAGGTGCTGGCCGCCGCCGATCTGCTGCAGCAGGATTTCGCCATCGCAAGCGATGTCTGGAGTGCCACCAGCCTGACCGAACTGCGCCGTGATGGCCTGGCTGCCGAGCGCTGGAACCTGCTGCATCCGGCCGACGAGCCGCGCGTTCCCTACGTGCAGCAGTGCCTGCAGGACCATGCCGGCCCGGTGGTGGTGGCGACCGACTACATGAAGATCGTCGGCGACCAGATCCGCCCCTTCATCAACGACCGGCGCTTCATCGCACTCGGCACCGATGGCTTTGGCCGCTCGGATACTCGCGAATCGCTGCGCACGTTCTTCGAAGTCGATCGTCACTTCATCGTACTGGCGGCACTGAAGGCCCTGGCCGACGACGGGCATGTGGAACGGGGCCTGCTGCAGCAGGCGATCGACCGGTACGGCATCGACACCGGCAAGCGCGATCCCGCCGCAGCATGA
- a CDS encoding RNA polymerase sigma factor, protein MNSVRIWEKSYALRRRLLRGFFLRRGSQAADAEDLAQEVYLRLLRSTGEDAQAIENPEAYLFAVAANLAREQARSRSGLPQIEDVDLLAEVLRSEEDIEADFERAQRWSGIRGAIAQLPPTTRRVMELHYRDGLDCRQVGAQLDVSVHMVRKHIGKGLDACRKALGAGKDG, encoded by the coding sequence GTGAACAGCGTCAGGATCTGGGAGAAGAGCTACGCCTTGCGGCGCCGCCTGCTGCGTGGCTTCTTCCTTCGGCGTGGTTCACAGGCTGCCGATGCCGAGGACCTGGCCCAGGAGGTCTACCTGCGGCTGCTGCGCAGTACCGGCGAAGATGCCCAGGCGATCGAGAACCCCGAAGCCTATCTGTTCGCGGTGGCGGCCAACCTGGCGCGTGAACAGGCACGCTCGCGCTCCGGCCTGCCACAGATCGAGGACGTCGACCTGCTGGCCGAGGTACTGCGCAGCGAGGAGGACATCGAAGCTGATTTCGAGCGGGCACAGCGCTGGAGCGGAATCCGCGGCGCCATCGCGCAACTGCCGCCGACAACGCGGCGGGTGATGGAGCTGCACTATCGCGATGGGCTGGATTGCCGGCAGGTGGGGGCACAGCTGGATGTGTCGGTGCACATGGTGCGCAAGCACATCGGCAAGGGACTGGATGCCTGCAGGAAGGCGCTCGGCGCCGGGAAGGATGGATGA
- a CDS encoding FecR family protein has translation MNRQEPAAMDDEVAEQAAHWFLCNREGDLSAAQRIEFMAWMKRSPEHIRAYLHVLHVHRQVGAVMVAYGQEQGDRAALPELPAAAKVVPLFAVPVPVPRAVVASRSRRPLWRRVAAVACCLLLVAGLVPWLMPREQMLIAGHAQLREVVLADRTQVRLNADSRLRVNIGWFSRRVELLSGEATFDIAADHRPFEVQVGDLRIRDIGTVFDVSRRLQSTRIGVVSGEVEVWTAGSGQRRLAQLPAGKVVQVDHHSHAVQPLEIPMSMLLDWQQRRVSFRDERLDEVAAAFNRHNQVQVRLTDDAARAARLSGSLEAHRVAALQAFLQRDEGFVIRREADTVWVSSR, from the coding sequence ATGAACCGGCAGGAGCCTGCAGCGATGGATGACGAGGTGGCCGAGCAGGCCGCGCACTGGTTCCTGTGCAACCGCGAGGGTGACCTGAGCGCCGCTCAGCGCATCGAGTTCATGGCATGGATGAAGCGCTCTCCCGAACACATACGCGCGTACCTGCATGTCCTGCACGTGCACCGGCAGGTAGGCGCGGTGATGGTGGCGTACGGACAGGAGCAGGGGGACAGGGCCGCATTGCCGGAGCTGCCGGCAGCGGCGAAAGTCGTGCCGTTGTTTGCCGTACCGGTGCCCGTGCCGCGCGCCGTGGTCGCATCGCGATCACGCCGGCCACTCTGGAGGCGGGTGGCTGCGGTGGCCTGCTGCCTGTTGCTGGTGGCCGGACTGGTGCCGTGGCTGATGCCTCGCGAACAGATGCTGATCGCCGGCCACGCGCAACTGCGTGAGGTGGTGCTGGCTGACCGGACGCAGGTGCGCCTGAACGCAGACAGCCGTCTGCGGGTGAACATCGGCTGGTTCAGCCGTCGGGTTGAACTGCTGAGCGGCGAGGCCACGTTCGATATCGCAGCGGATCACCGGCCGTTCGAGGTGCAGGTTGGCGATCTGCGGATCCGCGACATCGGCACCGTGTTCGATGTCTCGCGCCGTTTGCAGAGTACGCGCATCGGCGTGGTGTCCGGCGAAGTGGAGGTCTGGACCGCCGGCAGCGGGCAACGACGGCTGGCGCAGCTGCCTGCCGGGAAGGTGGTCCAGGTCGATCACCACAGCCATGCGGTGCAGCCATTGGAAATACCGATGTCCATGCTGCTCGACTGGCAACAGCGCCGGGTGTCGTTCCGCGATGAGCGGCTGGACGAGGTGGCGGCTGCCTTCAACCGCCACAACCAGGTACAGGTGCGGCTGACCGATGACGCGGCGCGCGCGGCGCGCCTGTCAGGCAGCCTGGAGGCGCACCGGGTCGCAGCGCTGCAGGCATTCCTGCAGCGGGACGAAGGCTTCGTCATCCGCCGCGAAGCGGACACGGTATGGGTGTCCAGCCGTTGA
- a CDS encoding TonB-dependent receptor: MRKKLYLSVVLALSPCLGAHAQAASANGLETRVTAAIAAQPLSQALEQLSRSSGVQFLYAGAGAAPMAGAVPRGATVKQALDTLLAGTGLRYTVVDGNVIAIDAAPVSRESRQAAPASRPPEAVVAPTLGTVKVIAAHEVIDQKKTSPVIKDSVIYDEMDSYGDETLAESLMAAPGLSAVEDAGEPRYVTVRGVQANLNYTTIDGIAIASVGGSGSGERMNNLQLIPSDIGTRTDIYKSFSAEQAPDAIGGVIDIISRSAFDRSGKYVFADVAGIHSTAETNVGRSAGGDHKTLGHFGKSAKAVFSNQFGGDDQFGIVAVARYEQRSRNSVKRWVESNYYYNDAGKYLTDGTTGPDEAKGWNGLRAPGNFSTGTYTNYITNFGGSAKLEWKPSDDPFYASLLLYSYRFYENSTMNKTDLYGNAKFPVRNQSEDGGTTQINSIYIKNRHDRWDRSNRGAIASFNWDIGDLSRLTLRAGHTEETFHNNQVYWGVRAYPSNLFVDYANDSHGFPNAVGVSDSSLLTSSAFKLNPAQAYISPRDAKESIDNLRADFSYNIDADARGFGLAAGAEYRHLKIWQDIDFDYYKTSATLNDYLYPGSTLLGSVPGFPLIDNRKWHDELYPKLGNNDAAYPNADFTSDYKYVEDIANAYVSAHYAWDRLLLIGGLRYDHTTFDALSPFSEDGGTTYTSAFRKSSGGYNNLLPSLNATFKLSEDQRLRFSASRTLGRPTPSNIAQATSTSCGDDELGGGFCTIKQGNASLQPRRSTNLDLAWDLYFNGNNGLVSVALFDKVIKDDIYTLTTFENVGDIRYRITQPMNTDESTLRGVEFAVANRNLQWGRHRFDMYLNATRLDGQTNYRISDGSERRLDRLLYQPDWSVNGSVIWRMPWKSSQLRVSGTYRSRMLVDFGDTQWLDSYYDPYMTFNLAFSHKVSKHVTLKYEAKNLFNTQPTYSTGPNGRFRTEIDDYGRFFYFHIIYN; the protein is encoded by the coding sequence ATGCGCAAGAAGCTCTATCTGTCGGTGGTACTGGCCTTGTCTCCCTGTCTGGGTGCGCATGCACAGGCGGCATCGGCCAATGGGCTTGAGACCCGGGTCACCGCAGCGATCGCCGCGCAGCCGCTGAGCCAGGCGCTGGAGCAGCTGTCACGCAGTTCGGGCGTGCAGTTCCTGTATGCCGGCGCGGGCGCTGCACCCATGGCGGGCGCGGTACCGCGAGGAGCCACCGTCAAGCAGGCGCTGGACACGCTTCTGGCCGGCACCGGCCTGCGCTACACGGTGGTGGACGGCAACGTGATCGCCATCGACGCGGCACCGGTCTCGCGGGAAAGCCGGCAGGCCGCACCGGCATCGCGCCCACCGGAAGCGGTGGTGGCCCCGACCCTGGGCACGGTCAAGGTGATCGCCGCCCATGAGGTCATCGACCAGAAGAAGACCTCGCCGGTGATCAAGGATTCGGTGATCTACGACGAGATGGACAGCTATGGCGATGAGACGCTGGCCGAGAGCCTGATGGCCGCGCCCGGCCTGAGTGCGGTGGAAGATGCGGGCGAACCGCGTTACGTGACCGTGCGCGGCGTGCAGGCCAATCTCAACTACACGACCATCGACGGCATCGCGATCGCAAGCGTGGGCGGCAGTGGCTCCGGCGAGCGCATGAACAACCTGCAGCTGATTCCCAGCGACATCGGCACCCGCACCGACATCTACAAGAGCTTCAGCGCCGAGCAGGCACCGGACGCCATCGGTGGTGTGATCGACATCATCAGCCGCAGCGCCTTTGACCGCTCCGGCAAGTACGTGTTCGCCGATGTGGCCGGCATCCATTCCACGGCCGAGACCAATGTGGGGCGCAGCGCGGGGGGCGACCACAAGACCCTGGGCCACTTCGGCAAGAGCGCCAAAGCGGTTTTCTCCAATCAGTTCGGCGGCGATGATCAGTTCGGCATCGTCGCGGTCGCGCGCTATGAACAGCGCTCGCGCAACAGCGTCAAGCGCTGGGTGGAATCGAACTACTACTACAACGATGCCGGCAAGTACCTCACCGATGGAACCACCGGCCCCGACGAGGCGAAAGGCTGGAACGGCCTGCGCGCGCCGGGCAACTTCAGCACCGGCACCTACACCAACTACATCACCAACTTCGGTGGCTCGGCCAAGCTGGAATGGAAGCCATCGGACGACCCGTTCTATGCCTCTCTCCTGCTGTACTCGTACCGGTTCTACGAGAACTCGACGATGAACAAGACCGATCTGTATGGCAACGCCAAGTTCCCGGTACGCAACCAGAGCGAGGACGGCGGCACCACCCAGATCAACAGCATCTACATCAAGAACCGCCACGACCGCTGGGACCGCAGCAACCGCGGCGCGATCGCCAGTTTCAACTGGGATATCGGTGACCTCTCGCGGCTGACCCTGCGTGCCGGCCACACCGAAGAGACCTTCCACAACAACCAGGTCTACTGGGGCGTGCGCGCCTACCCGAGCAACCTGTTCGTTGACTATGCCAACGACAGCCATGGTTTTCCGAACGCCGTGGGTGTTTCCGATTCCAGCCTGCTGACCAGCTCGGCGTTCAAGCTCAATCCGGCGCAGGCCTATATCTCGCCGCGCGACGCCAAGGAAAGCATCGACAACCTGCGCGCCGACTTCAGCTACAACATCGATGCCGATGCACGCGGTTTCGGTCTGGCTGCCGGTGCCGAGTATCGCCACCTGAAGATCTGGCAGGACATCGATTTCGATTACTACAAGACCAGCGCGACCTTGAATGACTATCTGTACCCGGGTTCGACCCTGCTTGGCAGCGTTCCCGGTTTCCCGTTGATCGACAACCGCAAGTGGCATGACGAGCTTTACCCGAAGCTGGGCAACAACGATGCGGCGTACCCGAATGCCGACTTCACCAGCGATTACAAGTACGTGGAAGACATTGCCAACGCCTACGTGTCGGCGCATTACGCCTGGGATCGGCTGCTGCTGATCGGCGGCCTGCGCTACGACCACACCACCTTCGATGCGCTCAGCCCGTTCAGTGAGGATGGTGGCACCACCTACACATCGGCATTCCGCAAGAGCAGTGGCGGCTACAACAACCTGCTGCCGTCGCTGAACGCCACCTTCAAGCTGAGCGAAGACCAGCGCCTGAGGTTCTCCGCCAGCCGCACGCTGGGCCGGCCGACGCCCAGCAACATCGCCCAGGCCACCAGCACCAGCTGCGGCGACGACGAGCTGGGCGGAGGCTTCTGCACCATCAAGCAGGGCAATGCCTCGCTGCAGCCGCGCCGCTCGACCAACCTCGATCTTGCCTGGGACCTGTACTTCAACGGCAACAACGGCCTGGTCTCGGTGGCGTTGTTCGACAAGGTCATCAAGGACGACATCTACACCCTGACCACGTTCGAGAACGTCGGCGACATCCGCTACCGGATCACCCAGCCGATGAACACCGATGAGTCGACGCTGCGCGGTGTCGAGTTCGCGGTAGCCAACCGCAACCTGCAGTGGGGCCGCCACCGCTTCGACATGTACCTCAATGCCACCCGCCTGGACGGGCAGACCAACTACCGCATCAGCGACGGCAGCGAGCGCCGCCTGGACCGCCTGCTGTACCAGCCGGACTGGTCGGTGAACGGCTCGGTGATCTGGCGCATGCCATGGAAGAGCTCGCAGCTGCGCGTATCCGGCACCTACCGCAGCCGGATGCTGGTCGACTTCGGCGATACCCAGTGGCTGGATTCGTACTACGACCCGTACATGACCTTCAACCTGGCCTTCAGCCACAAGGTCAGCAAGCACGTGACGCTGAAGTACGAGGCCAAGAACCTGTTCAACACCCAGCCGACCTACAGCACCGGTCCGAACGGGCGCTTCCGCACCGAGATCGATGACTACGGCCGCTTCTTCTACTTCCACATCATCTACAACTGA